The Novosphingobium terrae genome segment CCCGCATCATCCGCGCCGGTTACGACCTGCTCGGCCTGCTGACCTTCTTCACCGTCGGACCCAAGGAAGCCCGCGCCTGGACCGTCCACAAGGGCGCCAAGGGCCCGCAGGCCGCCGGCGCCATCCATACCGATTTCGAGCGCGGCTACATCCGCGCTGAAACCATTGCCTATGACGATTACGTCACGCTGGGCGGCGAAAGCGCCGCGCGCGAGGCGGGCAAGCTGCGCCAGGAAGGCAAGGACTATGTGGTGAAGGACGGCGACGTCCTGCATTTCAAGTTCAACGTCTGATGGCACAGGGGGTCTTTTTCGAGGACATCGAGGTCGGCCGGATCGACCGCTTCGGCCATTATGAGGTGCGCCGCGAGGAGGTCATCGACTTCGCCTCGAAATACGACCCCCAACCCTTCCATCTGGATGACGAGGCGGCGGCCAAGAGCCATTTCGGCCGCCTCGCCGCCAGTGGCTGGCATACGGGCGCCATGTCGATGGCGATGATGGCGAAGTTTTTCGCCGATGTCGGCTATGCCAGCATGGGCGGCGCGGGGCTGGACCAGCTGCGCTGGGTCAAACCCGTCTACCCCGGCGACACGCTGACCATGGAGATCGAGGTCAAGGCCAAGCGTCGCAGCAAGTCGCGCCCCGAGATGGGCCTGCTCGACCAGCATTTCACCGTGCGCAACCAGCATGATGAGGTGGTGATGACCTATGTTGCCACGGGGCTGGTGAAGGTGCGGGAGCCTTAAGCTCCCGGGAAATGAGAGCGCCTTTCCGCGAAGGCTGCCGCTTCATCGCCATGGGGCAACTTCACCGTGCAGGCCAGCAGCGGAAAGCGCCCGGCGCAACGTGGCCAGCAGTTACATGTCAGCCTTCAACCGCTCATCCGAAACATTCCCGGTAGCGATCAGCGCGGCATAGGGATCGCCGTCTCGCCCCAGGACCCGCATCATCGCAGGTATGGTCTTCATGCCGCTTGACCTGAGGCGCATCACTTCGGATTTGAAGTGCTGCCCACCCAAAGCCAGCAGGCGAATTTCGGCTTGATACAGCTTCCAGCCTATCTGCTCACGCACTGGCACGTTTGAGCCATAAATCTGGAACGTCCAGCCATGGGCCGTGAAGGTTGCGATGATCGCTTTTTCACCAGCGGCCCATCGCCTCAGAGAAAAGTTTTTCTCTTGTCCAAACTCATGCCAGATCGCTCGTTCCAGCGGCTCCGGGGAGGATGAGAAACACAGGACGTCAATATCGCTATGGGCGACTGACAGCCCCAAGGGAGCCGCCCCGGCAATCTCGACTTGAAATTCACCGAGTTTTGCAAGCAGGCCGATCTTCTCAACCGCCTTGCGATAAGAGATCGCCTG includes the following:
- a CDS encoding MaoC family dehydratase produces the protein MAQGVFFEDIEVGRIDRFGHYEVRREEVIDFASKYDPQPFHLDDEAAAKSHFGRLAASGWHTGAMSMAMMAKFFADVGYASMGGAGLDQLRWVKPVYPGDTLTMEIEVKAKRRSKSRPEMGLLDQHFTVRNQHDEVVMTYVATGLVKVREP
- a CDS encoding DUF4269 domain-containing protein, whose translation is MPYHMTEQAISYRKAVEKIGLLAKLGEFQVEIAGAAPLGLSVAHSDIDVLCFSSSPEPLERAIWHEFGQEKNFSLRRWAAGEKAIIATFTAHGWTFQIYGSNVPVREQIGWKLYQAEIRLLALGGQHFKSEVMRLRSSGMKTIPAMMRVLGRDGDPYAALIATGNVSDERLKADM